A window from Rhizosphaericola mali encodes these proteins:
- a CDS encoding histidine kinase dimerization/phosphoacceptor domain -containing protein: MHFVKKYSSIQFIIVLLTIIPMALFAQKDSSQIFALINKSRNYIIKPGNNDTDLSAALSLAQQALERSNASNFFNGIGNSYLVMAEAYREKGDRVKGRMYSKLAMACFRKSGSLEEQAKATIEYGGTFNNESEISTKIALYKKGAQLFHEANAILDEAVITQFVADLYILNGASDSAIHVLDYSLDLYKKVNYKRLQGVYSLYGQAYNLMNQFGASLKFNLLAARIGEEQKDEGPLMATIYNRLGLIYFNIGYYNQAMDYFNKGLRIAKIDKDTVAIILLQNNITDGLYKKNEFRKALQLLNVTSKLEPLKDTLDVFHNACFYFKILVGLKDFSNANYYFLKVQHLLPANAVSSTNKLYGTLISINYLQESNQYSLVNSYLNMAKSLMNKLPFSVSNNKQFEFFSYKYDSAFGNFKGALEHYKNFKLASDSAFNINKVREFDQLEVQSEHDRLDQDIQFLMQKNQLNNALLNQEKNQKNIFLISLFVFLLLSALLFLLYRNKLKSNIVLEQKQAEINERNLQLSTFIKEKEWLLKEVHHRVKNNLQIVISLLNSQLNFLKDAEAIAAIKSSQQRMYAISLIHQLLYQDEKLGQVEICSYIKELVAHLKTTFDDHINIRFDLHCQHLLLDVVQAVPLGLILNEAVSNAVKYAFPNKTTGIIEISLQSLSEKQYLLSVQDNGIGMADNINYNSTLGMNLMHGLAGQLGGELNVENKHDGVLLRVNFKVNYRSTEL, translated from the coding sequence ATGCATTTTGTCAAAAAATATAGTTCTATCCAATTTATTATAGTCTTGCTTACTATAATTCCAATGGCTTTATTTGCGCAAAAAGATAGTAGTCAAATTTTTGCGTTAATCAATAAAAGTCGCAATTACATAATAAAGCCTGGGAATAATGATACAGATTTAAGTGCCGCGCTATCTCTAGCGCAACAGGCATTAGAACGCAGCAATGCCAGCAATTTTTTCAACGGAATAGGGAATAGCTATCTGGTGATGGCAGAAGCTTACCGGGAGAAAGGAGATCGTGTGAAGGGAAGAATGTACAGCAAACTTGCGATGGCTTGTTTTAGAAAATCTGGAAGTTTGGAAGAGCAAGCAAAAGCCACCATTGAATATGGCGGTACATTCAATAATGAATCTGAAATATCCACTAAAATTGCTTTGTATAAAAAGGGGGCACAACTCTTCCACGAGGCAAATGCTATTTTAGACGAAGCTGTTATTACGCAGTTTGTGGCTGATTTATATATTTTAAATGGAGCATCTGATAGTGCGATTCATGTTTTGGATTATAGTTTGGATTTATATAAAAAGGTTAATTATAAGCGATTGCAAGGTGTTTACAGTCTATACGGACAAGCTTACAACTTGATGAATCAATTTGGAGCGTCTCTAAAATTCAATTTATTAGCTGCGCGTATTGGTGAAGAGCAAAAAGATGAAGGGCCGTTGATGGCTACTATTTATAATCGCTTGGGTTTGATTTATTTTAATATTGGTTATTATAATCAAGCGATGGATTATTTTAATAAAGGATTGCGTATTGCCAAAATTGATAAAGATACTGTTGCAATTATTTTACTTCAAAACAATATTACGGATGGATTATATAAGAAAAATGAATTTAGAAAAGCACTACAATTATTAAATGTTACTAGTAAGCTTGAGCCGCTAAAGGATACGTTAGATGTATTTCATAATGCTTGCTTTTATTTCAAGATATTAGTTGGATTAAAAGATTTTTCAAATGCAAATTACTACTTTCTAAAAGTACAACATTTGCTTCCTGCCAATGCAGTCTCTAGTACGAATAAACTTTATGGAACATTGATTTCTATTAATTATTTGCAAGAAAGTAATCAGTATAGTTTGGTAAATTCTTATTTGAATATGGCAAAATCATTGATGAATAAGTTGCCGTTTTCAGTTTCTAACAATAAGCAATTTGAATTTTTTTCTTATAAATATGATTCTGCATTTGGAAATTTTAAAGGTGCATTAGAACACTATAAAAATTTCAAATTAGCTTCAGATTCTGCATTTAATATTAATAAAGTACGTGAATTTGATCAGTTGGAAGTTCAGTCTGAACATGATCGTCTAGATCAAGATATTCAATTTCTTATGCAGAAAAATCAATTAAATAATGCACTACTTAATCAAGAAAAAAATCAGAAAAATATCTTTCTAATCAGTTTATTTGTCTTTCTTCTTTTGTCTGCGCTTTTGTTTTTGTTATACCGCAACAAATTGAAATCAAATATAGTATTGGAGCAAAAGCAAGCAGAAATAAATGAGCGAAATCTGCAATTGTCTACATTTATTAAGGAAAAAGAATGGTTGTTGAAAGAAGTGCATCATAGGGTAAAAAATAATTTACAAATTGTAATTAGTCTTTTGAATAGTCAACTTAATTTTTTGAAAGATGCAGAAGCTATTGCTGCAATTAAAAGCAGTCAACAGCGTATGTATGCTATATCTTTGATACATCAACTATTGTATCAAGATGAAAAATTGGGGCAAGTAGAAATCTGCTCCTATATAAAAGAACTTGTTGCTCATTTAAAAACCACTTTTGACGACCATATAAATATCCGGTTTGATCTGCATTGCCAACATCTTTTGCTAGATGTGGTCCAGGCGGTTCCACTTGGTTTGATTTTGAATGAAGCGGTTAGTAACGCTGTGAAATATGCTTTTCCTAATAAAACCACAGGTATCATTGAAATTTCTTTACAGTCA